Proteins from one Nitrososphaerota archaeon genomic window:
- a CDS encoding phosphoribosyltransferase: MEIEKKPCKLLTLDDVYELSRKTAMKIIESGYKPDMIIGLARGGWFTARIISDFLNVDDLVSIKVEHWGTTAKISLPEARLKHPFEIDLKDKKVLLVDDITDTGESLILAKNVTSKLNPIEIRTAVMQYMTSSKVKPDYYAEVVDKWIWMIYPWNWIDDFANLSLTILKAYPDKPFKLEGLRKLIKKYFNVDPNKVSPNHLKLVLNILEKRGLVLKTKKGWSISIISK, encoded by the coding sequence ATGGAGATTGAGAAAAAACCTTGTAAATTATTAACTTTAGATGATGTATATGAATTAAGTAGAAAAACTGCAATGAAAATTATTGAAAGTGGTTATAAACCAGATATGATTATTGGTCTTGCTAGAGGAGGATGGTTTACAGCAAGAATAATTAGTGATTTTTTAAATGTGGACGATCTCGTTTCAATCAAAGTGGAACATTGGGGCACAACTGCAAAAATTAGTTTGCCTGAAGCAAGATTGAAACATCCTTTTGAAATTGATTTGAAAGATAAAAAGGTATTGTTAGTAGACGATATCACTGATACTGGTGAAAGCTTAATACTCGCAAAAAATGTAACAAGCAAGCTTAATCCAATTGAAATAAGAACCGCTGTAATGCAATACATGACATCGAGCAAAGTCAAACCAGATTATTATGCAGAAGTTGTTGATAAATGGATATGGATGATTTATCCATGGAATTGGATCGACGATTTTGCAAATCTTTCATTAACAATATTAAAAGCTTATCCAGATAAACCTTTCAAATTAGAAGGATTAAGAAAGCTTATAAAAAAATATTTCAATGTTGATCCAAACAAAGTTTCTCCAAATCATTTAAAACTAGTATTAAATATTCTTGAAAAAAGAGGTTTAGTACTAAAAACTAAAAAAGGTTGGTCAATTTCAATAATTTCTAAGTAA